The Triticum dicoccoides isolate Atlit2015 ecotype Zavitan chromosome 6A, WEW_v2.0, whole genome shotgun sequence genome has a window encoding:
- the LOC119317748 gene encoding rRNA-processing protein fcf2-like, whose protein sequence is MSSSAAAPIGLSWAPQLPSLAAAGGGSKKGSAPTPSIDAQESLWKPSNQLVDGLYVPPRDPRKVNKMARKSVKDTTGKGWFDMPAPSITPELKKDLEILQLRHVMDPKRHFKRSGKSKALPKYFQVGTVIEPASEFYSSRLTKHERKQTLVDELLSDQKLKNYRMRKVREIQVARTPGGNQKWKNKGKQTFKRAKDRRK, encoded by the exons ATGTCGTCGTCGGCGGCAGCGCCGATCGGCCTGTCGTGGGCGCCCCAGCTGCCTTCcctggcggcggccggcggcggcagcAAGAAGGGCTCGGCGCCGACCCCGAGCATTGACGCGCAGGAGTCCCTCTGGAAGCCCAGCAACCAGCTCGTGGACGGGCTCTACGTGCCCCCGAGGGACCCCAGGAAGGTCAACAAGATGGCGAGGAAGAGCGTCAAGGACACCACTGGCAAGGGCTG GTTCGACATGCCGGCGCCGAGCATCACTCCCGAGTTGAAGAAAGACCTTGAGATTTTGCAG CTGAGGCATGTAATGGACCCTAAAAGGCATTTCAAGAGGTCTGGTAAATCCAAGGCTCTTCCGAAGTATTTCCAA GTTGGAACGGTTATTGAGCCTGCATCTGAGTTCTACTCAAGTAGGTTGACAAAGCATGAAAGGAAGCAGACCTTGGTTGATGAGCTGTTATCTGACCAAAAACTCAAGAACTACAG GATGCGTAAGGTAAGGGAAATTCAGGTGGCCCGGACACCCGGAGGCAACCAGAAGTGGAAGAACAAGGGCAAGCAAACTTTCAAAAGGGCCAAGGACAGGCGGAAATAG